A region of Deltaproteobacteria bacterium DNA encodes the following proteins:
- the rsmD gene encoding 16S rRNA (guanine(966)-N(2))-methyltransferase RsmD, with product MLTGTHKGRKLKVPKGQKIRPTTSRVKKSIFDRLGDISGLRVLDVFAGSGGLGIESLSRGSSHVTFVEKDSSVFKILLQNLAVCGFADRSTLICSDYEEALKGLGGDNRTFDLIFIDPPYKLYENKEVSDFISPASNLLVAGGIIVIEHDHKTDYTPPGFERLTKPFGGTHVSYFTRSS from the coding sequence GTGCTAACAGGTACACACAAGGGGAGAAAACTTAAAGTCCCCAAGGGACAGAAGATACGCCCTACTACAAGCAGGGTAAAGAAATCTATATTCGACAGATTAGGAGATATCTCGGGCCTGAGGGTTCTTGATGTATTCGCCGGTTCGGGGGGGTTGGGAATCGAGTCCCTGAGCCGGGGCTCGTCACACGTGACATTTGTCGAAAAGGACTCATCCGTCTTCAAGATACTCCTTCAGAATTTAGCCGTCTGCGGATTTGCGGACCGGTCAACTCTCATATGCTCTGATTACGAGGAGGCGCTTAAAGGTCTCGGCGGGGATAACCGGACTTTCGACCTCATATTTATCGACCCCCCCTATAAGCTTTACGAGAATAAAGAGGTGAGTGATTTTATTTCGCCTGCCTCGAATTTGCTTGTAGCGGGCGGGATTATAGTGATAGAGCATGACCATAAAACAGACTATACGCCGCCCGGTTTTGAGAGATTGACAAAGCCTTTCGGGGGAACTCATGTCAGTTATTTCACCAGGAGCTCTTAA
- the coaD gene encoding pantetheine-phosphate adenylyltransferase, which translates to MRKIAIYPGSFDPFTKGHQNVIERGVKVFDQVVVAVAHNTSKKTVFTLEERVEILNEIFQGRDDVKVDYFEGLLVQYANKMGTNVVLRGMRTVSDFEYELQMALANKMLSPELETVFMVTDSEFSHVSSSVIKEVIALGGPATHMVPEIVEKRLRKKLKRS; encoded by the coding sequence ATGCGTAAAATAGCCATATATCCGGGTTCGTTCGATCCCTTTACGAAGGGGCATCAGAATGTGATTGAGCGGGGAGTCAAGGTGTTCGATCAGGTTGTGGTGGCGGTAGCTCATAATACCTCTAAAAAGACAGTCTTTACGCTTGAGGAAAGGGTCGAAATATTAAATGAGATATTCCAGGGCCGGGACGATGTAAAGGTGGATTACTTCGAAGGTCTTCTCGTTCAGTATGCTAATAAAATGGGCACCAATGTCGTCCTCAGGGGAATGAGGACGGTGTCTGATTTCGAATACGAGCTTCAGATGGCTCTGGCTAATAAAATGCTGAGTCCGGAGCTTGAAACGGTCTTTATGGTTACCGACAGCGAGTTTTCTCACGTAAGCTCGTCTGTCATCAAAGAGGTAATTGCGTTAGGCGGTCCTGCCACACATATGGTGCCGGAGATTGTGGAAAAAAGACTGAGGAAAAAACTTAAAAGAAGTTAG